From the genome of Medicago truncatula cultivar Jemalong A17 chromosome 2, MtrunA17r5.0-ANR, whole genome shotgun sequence:
ACCAGTGACTTTTATCATAACTAACCACCTTATCAAATGTGACTAGATACCCATATTTCTCGATAGCATAGcaactcaaatatattggtACATTATTGTATAGGTCAGATTCTCACTAGAATATAGTTTACATTTACATTGTAAGCCTTAAATCTATCCTAAAACTGCCACTCTCTTGAAGGTTGAAGTCATTGTGTATGAGTACCATCCTCTGCCATGTGAACGTTCCTATCTCTCAGTGCCATACCACGTTGTGATTTTCGCTCCTCCATCATTCGAGTTGCTCCATCTTATATCTCTTCTCTTTTGAACATGTTTTATTAGCTTTATTCTGGTTTACCATTTATGAATTGGAGAACAAACAAGTATGTTTGATTAGATTGTTGAACACTTTTCATATGTTTTATTAGTTGATATCACATACAAAACCAAATGGTGTACAAATGTGTTCCCCAGGTAAAAAGGCAGAGGAGAACGAGATCCATAGGATCCAAAGGAGGACGAGATCGACGGGAGATGGAGGTGGTTGAGAAGATTGTGCGAGGCCGAAGGACTTGCCGCAGTTATGGAGGGAAGAAAGTGTTGGGAGTCCGGGGGAGCTCCAAAGCAACAATAGGTCAATGCTCTAGGACCACGAGAGAGGAACATCACATCTTCCTCCAAAACTTTAAGGCATTAGATACGCGAAtcacattttttatatatttgacaCTTTACCAAACACTTGAATCAAGCAATCCCGCTCCCCCACCATGCCGAACCAGAGCTTTGTTACCACGTGTTGGGGGAGTCTGGGGAGCGACATAACAACAATGAGTCAATGCTCTAGGACCACAAGAGAGGGTGACTCCCACCCAAAATGATAAGACAGTAGGTATATGGTTCAACTCTCTTGTATATCCAacattttattcattcataGACGATGTGAGATTTAACCACTCACACTTAAACCCAATCGAAAGTTGCGAAGTAAGAAAACACTAAAGAGATGatttttcatccaaaaaaagAGGTTATTCGGTGCAGAGAAACTGCCATAATATCTAGTAGACATGCTTGTAGATGAGTGCCACGTCGAGATGTACCGAAACATATCAAATGTGAGATGTATTGAAGTgttcaataaaaagaaaagtctATAAAAGTAAACTTCTGCAGTGAGTTCAACTTCATAAACTGGCTGATAAACATGATCGACAAGGCAGACACCAAGGTGCTGATAAACATGATCTAGGATTTTGCGACTTTATTCACTTTCAACGACTCAAATTCATAGTAGAATCCTAAAATAggcaaaattatattaaaatcgCACAAAATCTTGAAATCTATACAAAATCGTAGGATTTTAAAAGGGTTTGAagaattttgtcaattttttagtcatttttgtATAAGTATTTGGTGGACTTAAACTAATTAGTTTATGACTATTTactatttataacatatatttaacattatttttattttggtaaaatccatcgattttgattacgattttatgatttttcacTTTTGCTCTTCCTTTTTGACCTGaaacaaaattccaattttgagAACCGAATTAATAACCAAGCTTCCCATAACTTAGCTAAGTACCAGTATAGACTTTAATAGGATTTGGATTTATGAAAAGTCTAAAGCttctaacaataaaaaatgtaacttATCATATCATGCTATCTATTGTTGTACACAAAATATAGATATTCTTTCAAGGCTCTGGCTACGGTAGGCGATTTTAATGGATCTCCTATCATAAGAGACTACAATTTTGTGTTATTGTCAATTTAAGTAAATGATTTTGTTGCGCATATGATTTTCCAGGAAAATCTTTGCTTCACGAACCCTTTAAGCAAAAagttaatttcatatttttgcctattgaatttttttttttttttttggggggggggatGTTTATTAAAGGGTTAGTTAATTTGACTAATTGAGGCATGATTttgtattataattaaatttttaacgcAAAAGACAATAATAGAAAACATAcgaatatttgaattaaatagGATTACGGCTAACAACAtaatactccctctgttccCTCAAAAAACATAATACTCTCTCTGTCCCTAATTCTAAGTACccattgagaaaaaaaaattgttcctaaATACATCCtacggtcactattataagcaaaaatcaacattttagattcattcattaaatgatgtatgtggtcgaTAATAAAGAcgatatacatcatttaatgaatgaatctaaaattatgtttttgcatagtgaccggagggtgtactccaaacataaccctaattaatactagatgcatttattattattttttcaaacataaccctaattaatactactaatttaccttttctttttttttacgtttattTACCTTGGAATATGAAAAAGTCAAATTTGAATATAGTACTAATTTACCTTATATCAacgtttattattatttttttcaaacataactCCAATGCCACAACAGGACACAAAAACACTTATTTGGATACATCACGATGAAAGAatgttcaatgactaatcaatCTAAAATATCTTCTAAACAGTTAATAACGTATGAGAGCTaccaataatcaaatcatgtgtgataacaatttttaatcactaatattagggttaattaagtttttggttcctataaatatctgcagttttgtttttagtccttataaaaataaatcacactttttagtccctacaaaatttttcgttagtgtttttagtcgttgttaaattaaaatttgtttagttATGAAGAAATTGTGAAGGAAGATGTTCTTCTCGTTTCAGTAAAGGCAAGGAAAAGAGGAAAGGTATTACTTTTGAACTACCCAAAATAACCTCAGCACTCAATTTGTATATGTGATTACTacatccgttcctttttaactgtaactttttgatattttacacaaaccaagacactcaataaatgttactttttcttatacaataattcatacttttactataatagccttagtcatttaatatcttatttcatatatttatctctccataataaataactaagggtaatgttggtaaaacaagatttattgttgcattgaactttgaaagtgacagttaaatagaaacaaaaaatttctcccaaaatgacacttaaaaaggaacggagggagtaatataatACTGATTACCTGCAACAACATGTGATTAATACCGAGTTGACCTACACATGCAAGTTATAAGACCAacatacaaaagaaaaacttgtAAAAGCATGTCATGCATCATCCAAGACCCATAAGGGTCATGTGCGCCATTCTTTCAATCGAAACTCAACTTTTAATAATCTATCTACTTCAGCTAAACTTAATTCtaatcctttttgtttttagggtaaacttaattcttttttttttcgacgttttgataattttttttttcgtagATATATTTATCTCTGTTGGACGACAAACTCGAACACATGATTTCTTTTAATAATtcgaactttttttttccttttcataatGTGACTGTCAGTCCATTGATGTTGGCAGTGTGAACTGTCTGTGGTTTCGTCGACTTTTAGCACCTCTTTTCCACACACAGATATAATTCCTGGATGCATACACTACACCAACTcctattttaaatataaactaaaaatcTCACTTAAATTAAATGGAAAGAAGATATGATTTGAGAAAGTACAAATCTAATCTACTTATAGTACAAAGTTCAAATCTCTTCGATGACAATTCTAAATATGATCATTAATAaactttttccttttctaaaaaaataagttatgtggATGGCAAAATAATTTGTACCCATGGataaaatttaggcttaattgcacttttggccccctatcttttcaaaagttgcgattttggccctctaactaattaaaatacaaaacaaccctctatgttttggatctttggcagttttggcccccaaggtcacttttgacttagtcttcgctaacgtggcacccacatcccttaagtgaggtgccacgtgtcgaccATTGTGGGTGTCACGTCAGcaaagactaagtcaaaagcggccttgggggtcaaaactgccaaatatccaatacataggaagctgttttgtattttaattagttagtgagccaaaatcgcaacttttgaaaagatagaaggccaaaagtgtaattaagcttAAAATTGATCACAGACAcatgataaataaaatagttaacaaatataatacgcaaataaataaaataaatagatattcCAACTTTCTGGGTTGATGGAGGTAGAAGTTGATGTAAAAGTATATGTTTCTGATATCCCATCAGTAAACACAATTAGTTGAGTAATGATttcttaatatttaaaattgtcaAAGTAAGACCGTgactaattaatatttttcatgtaTTAATAGTATTCGTTTGTGTTGTCTAAAGAGAAGAAAACAATTCTACCACGCAACCATAGAGGTGCAACCAAAGTCAAAAGCAGTTCTATATGTTTTATGACTGCTGCTGCACAAAGCCAGAAACCAAACGTTTTTTCAAAGTCAAATTAATGTTTTGGATTCAAAGAGCTCAAAACGTAATTCAatagttgtttttgaaaaaaatatttatccaatatctatgaagcacggacctAGACACGGATACGTCGAGaccgataataatttaagaaaatgacataattcaatgtaatcatataTGTCGGTGTCGGACGTAATATGTATCTGGCATCGAGACACACCTAATCCGTGGAGTATCTGTACTTCATAGTCCCTTCATAGTCCAGTATGATGTCATTGAGTGAAGGTAATTATTAGTACAACTCTTTGGATGTAATGTAATCCATCATCTGATCCAACTTTGGAACAACTACATTTGACTTATTAGATATTTTTGCATATATTTCATCCAAGAGAGAGTGGCCTCTTCTCTTGTGTATGTTCATTCTTTTCAACCAATTCCACTTAACAAATTCCATAGTTTTCTTCCTTGTAAATCCTACAAGGTAGGAACTAAAACATGGGAACACAACATTGGTTTTTTTCGAATGTTGTTTATGTTCTGTCCATCTCCATCCTCTTGGTCATGTCCAAACTGTGTTTGTGTGATATTCAATATATTGGCACAATCTCACCAGGGATGGAAGGTTCTCAAACAAATTTCATCGACAAAGACTTCAAGTTCCTCCTCTCAAAGAATAGAGTTTTTGCTTTTGGTTTTGTTGCTGCCGTCAATGACACCACCAAGTTTTTACTGGCAATCGTCCACACGGCTAGCTCCACCGTGCTTTGGGCTGCTAATAGAGCATTACCTGTTTCCAATTACGATAGTTTCGTGTTTGATAAAAATGGAAATGCCTTTTTGGAGAAAGATGGAATTGTGATCTGGTCTACAAACACAATTAGCAAAGCAATGGAATTGCAAGACAATGGAAATTTGGTTTTGCTTGGTAACGACGACAATGATACGGTAATTTGGCAAAGTTTTAGTTATCCAACTGATACTTTGATGCCTTCGCAGGAATTCAAAGAGGGAATGAAACTTACCAGTGAACCTAGTCCAAATAACTTGACCTATGTTCTTGAGATCAAATCAGGTAATGTTATTCTTTCAGCTGGTTACAAAACTCCACAAACATATTGGACTATGCAGAAGGATAACCGTAAAATAATAGATAAGGTCGGCCATGTTGTGGCGTTTGCAAATCTCAGTGACAATTCTTGGAGGTTCTATGATAACAATAAGTCTTTGTTATGGCAATTCATTTTCTCTGCTGATGGAGGCATAAATGGAAGTTGGATTGCAGTTTTGGGAAGGGATGGTGTCATTACTTTCTCGAATCTCAACGGTGGTGGATCAAACGGTGATTCTTCAACAAGAATACCACAAGATTATTGTGGTACACCAGAACCTTGTGATCCCTACAATATATGCGCAAACAAACGTACGTGTAGCTGTCCTCATGTTCTTCTTCCTAGTTGTAAACCAGGTTTTGTCTCTCCTTGTGATGATGATAAATCAAAAAAGTCTATAGAATTTCTGAAAGCTGATGATGGACTTGGCTACTTTGCGCTTGATTTTCTTCATCCCTATTTGAATACCGATTTGGCTGGTTGTCAGACATCTTGCCGTCGAAATTGCTCTTGTCTTGCAATGTTCTACCATACAAGTTCAGGGAACTGTTTCTTATTGGATAGCATCGGAAGTTTTCAGAAATCTGATGACGCTGATTCTGGTTATGTTTCTTACATTAAGGTCTCAAGTGATGGAAGTGGAAGCAGCAATAAGGACATCATAGTTGTTGTAGTCGTTGTCATATTATCAACTCTGCTTGTTCTGCTCTTTGCGGGTGTTCTATACtgcagaaaaaagaaaaagtttgcTCCAGAGAATTCAGAAGAAGACAATTTCTTGGAGAATTTAACCGGTATGCCAATCCGTTTCCGCTATAAAGATCTTGAAGTTGCAACGAATAACTTCTTTGTGAAGCTTGGTCAAGGTGGTTTTGGATCAGTTTACAAAGGAGTTCTACCTGATGGGAGTGAATTAGCTGTGAAGAAACTAGAAGGTATTGGTCAAGGGAAGAAAGAGTTCAGAGCTGAAGTTAGCATCATTGGAAGCATTCATCACCTTAATTTGGTAAAGCTTAAAGGATTTTGTGCAGATGGAACTCATAGGCTTCTAGTTTATGAGTATATGGCTAATAACTCATTGGATAAATGGAtattcaagaagaaaaaaagtgcaTTTCTTTTGGATTGGGATACAAGGTTTAATATAGCATTAGGAACAGCAAAAGGGCTAGCTTATCTACATCAAGAATGTGACTCAAAGATTGTTCACTGTGACATCAAGCCTGAAAATGTACTTCTAGATGATCATTTCATTGCCAAAGTTTCAGATTTTGGTTTAGCCAAGCTCATGAATAGAGAACAAAGCCATGTTTTTACGACACTAAGAGGAACACGTGGCTACCTTGCACCTGAGTGGATAACAAACTACGCTATATCAGAGAAAAGTGATGTATACAGTTATGGGATGATGTTGCTTGAGATAATCGGGGGACGGAAGAATTATGATCCTAATGAGACTTCAGAGAAATCGAATTTCCCTCGTTTTGCTTTTAAGATGATGGAAGAAGGTAAAGTGAGAGATATCATTGATTCGGAGATGAAAATAGATGATGAGTTTGATGATAGGGTTCACTGTGCTATAAGTGTTGCATTGTGGTGTATACAGGAAGACATGTCTATGAGACCTTCCATGACAGAAGTTGTTCAAATGTTAGAGGGTCTTTGTACTGTTCCTAAACCACCAAAGTCCTCCAATGAAGGAGATACCTCTTCTGATGCTTATCTATCAGCAGTTAGTCTTTCAGGTCCAAGATAGCAATAATAGCTCTATGTATCTTCTTTTTTGGACTTAAATgaacttttggtccctctataTTTATTGATTCACAATTTTATtccctatttttaaaaatccaaaatacagtcccttagtttttaaaatatcatacTTTTTCACTACCACTAAATTTGGGGTATATATATGTTGATTAATGCAGGACAGAGAAAGAATTATGATGGTAACTCTTCTTTTTTTCCGACAGAATGATGGTAACTCTTCTAGTAAAATAAATGGTAATGTCTTGGAGAAAACTAGAGTATATAGTTTAAAGTTGCTACGTATTTCTAGACCATTCTAATAACAGAAGTTAAACAAAAGTCTATACAATTCTCTTAAAACATCGTAAAGCATCTATAAATAGATAAGCATCTGCGGAATTGTATTCAAACATGTGAGATGTAATGTCAATGACATTGATGGTTTCATCATACCATATCTCTACTCCCAATTGCTATTGTAAAGTACCGCCAAGGCAGGGTTGCCCTGACGGTGTATGCTTAAGACTTAGGAGTGTACTCCTCTTTAGTTCTCGTGTTTGAATCCTCCATGTGCCAACAATTAATGTGTTGGGGAAGTCCATATAGGACTACGGATAATTGTGCCTTAAAATCAGTTGTTTGGGAGGTTTTTGGTGGTTCTGAATCAATTTATAATAAGAATATGAATCGATTCACTGTTTTTTTAATCCTATATACATAGCAATTTTTGACAGCTTTTGACACAATTGGCGACTCAGAAAATAGAACCTAGAGATAGGGAATACGAAAAAAAACCTAGGGTTTGAGTGTCGAGGGCTCTTGAGTGATGTTCTATGGTTGGGAAGGATCAAAGGTTTCTCTAGTGAATTCTTGAGTGATTCATCTCTGATTCGTAACACTTCCGTAACATAACCAACCAAAAACTTTAGTAAAAACCCATCCAAAAAACTACTGTAACATAACCCACCCAAAACTTTAGTAAAAAACCAtcgaaaacaattttttctttttgtttacaTTAACCATCGAAAACTGCTATTTTTTCCTTACAAAACCATCAAAAACTACTTGTCGATGACATTAAGTAATTATGAAATTATTGGTTAGAGAAATATACCAAATGACTATATTACAAGAAATTGCTGAGACTAGAACTTGCTAAATTATTTATCTTTCAACCTGAGGAAGCAGCATTGCTAAGATGAATCAAATTAGTTGCAAAAGCAAGTAATCATATAACTCAAAATCTCAGTAATTACGAGAAGATGCATGCGCAAGTTTCTTCAGAAATTCAGCAACCTCGTCAGACGATGGAAGTGTAAATCGAGCATTTGTTTGAGTTCTTCCAACAGCACACGAGAAGTAATTCTCCTTCTTGAGGTCAAGGACATTCCAAGAGATCTTTTCTGGCAAAGGTGATTTACACTTCCGCACCGTGCGGTTGACATTATTTGCTGTTTTCTTCTCTGAATTTGAGATAGGTCGCTGTCCCTTGCTTTGATTTGCTGACTTGAATCCATTTTTAATTGATGGGATCTTCATAGGTGATACCTTCTCATTGGGAAACTTAGCTGCATCTGATAACTTGCTTCGCTGAAGACTTGCACCAAAAGAAGAAGGCTCTGGCTCAAAAAAGTCATATATATCTTCGTCCTGCTGCGATCAATAATGTTAAAGTCAATTATGTTGCGCGAGAATATGCTAATCAATCTTGAATGATACGGGAAAAAATGCAATTACAAATTTTCATAACTGCAATCATGCTTGATAAGGACAATTTCTTGCATTAGACTAATAAACATGATatagaagttatatatatcaaaagaaaatttaaatgaCCTTTGCCAGAAAATGTCCTATACATAGAACATAATCTATTGGTGTAGTCATCGATTTACTGTGAACAATCTCCCCCAGGATGCGGTCAATGGCTGCTCCCTgattaaatgaaaaattgtcTCACACATTTAAACCATTACGAAAAATTTTTCatgtcaaaatataaattaagtaATGCCAATAATTAGAAAAGGAATCTCACCTTTGTAACACCAGCAGCTCGCACCTCAACTGATCGGCTCCCTTGAACAACTTCAACTGATGCATTTGAAATTGGACCTGTGCAGAGATGTTGGAGCATGTCCCTTGCTTGAAGTTTCCCAAACTCAACATCTATGATTGTGTGAGAGAATTAGTAACTGGAGAACAacatgcaaaacaaaaaaacacgtCTTTTTAAACACAACTTAAGTACCTGCATGTCTGTAATTCCATACAAGGGAAGcttccctttcttcaaaataCGACCGAGGAGTTCTTTCAGTGAAGTATTCAAAAATATGCTGAAAATACAGGATCACCaatgtaattaaaaatatcaaagggAAAAGGGAAATCAAAACTCGAAAGAATTAAAACTTCAAATAAGCACCTTTACACTGTCAACCCATTCCATGTTTAGTTGTTCTGGCATTGTAGTCATCCATTCTCCATTTGAAGGGTTTAAAAACATCCCATTCTCTGCTGCTAGCCAAGTGTTGTATTCTTTGAAGTTCTGTAATAACGACAAGTTAGAAGTGGACCTAGTAGTTCACAAAGATGGAAGTAATGTATAGAGATTTACTTCATCTAGAAGTGTTCTACCACTTCCACTAAGAACGACAACTGTAGTA
Proteins encoded in this window:
- the LOC25487193 gene encoding G-type lectin S-receptor-like serine/threonine-protein kinase SD2-5, which gives rise to MGTQHWFFSNVVYVLSISILLVMSKLCLCDIQYIGTISPGMEGSQTNFIDKDFKFLLSKNRVFAFGFVAAVNDTTKFLLAIVHTASSTVLWAANRALPVSNYDSFVFDKNGNAFLEKDGIVIWSTNTISKAMELQDNGNLVLLGNDDNDTVIWQSFSYPTDTLMPSQEFKEGMKLTSEPSPNNLTYVLEIKSGNVILSAGYKTPQTYWTMQKDNRKIIDKVGHVVAFANLSDNSWRFYDNNKSLLWQFIFSADGGINGSWIAVLGRDGVITFSNLNGGGSNGDSSTRIPQDYCGTPEPCDPYNICANKRTCSCPHVLLPSCKPGFVSPCDDDKSKKSIEFLKADDGLGYFALDFLHPYLNTDLAGCQTSCRRNCSCLAMFYHTSSGNCFLLDSIGSFQKSDDADSGYVSYIKVSSDGSGSSNKDIIVVVVVVILSTLLVLLFAGVLYCRKKKKFAPENSEEDNFLENLTGMPIRFRYKDLEVATNNFFVKLGQGGFGSVYKGVLPDGSELAVKKLEGIGQGKKEFRAEVSIIGSIHHLNLVKLKGFCADGTHRLLVYEYMANNSLDKWIFKKKKSAFLLDWDTRFNIALGTAKGLAYLHQECDSKIVHCDIKPENVLLDDHFIAKVSDFGLAKLMNREQSHVFTTLRGTRGYLAPEWITNYAISEKSDVYSYGMMLLEIIGGRKNYDPNETSEKSNFPRFAFKMMEEGKVRDIIDSEMKIDDEFDDRVHCAISVALWCIQEDMSMRPSMTEVVQMLEGLCTVPKPPKSSNEGDTSSDAYLSAVSLSGPR